Proteins encoded together in one Fibrobacter sp. UWR2 window:
- a CDS encoding T9SS type A sorting domain-containing protein: MRMFSIASVSLGLAMASAAYAFTVTGTVKDESGKAVQNASVSLLGKALDTKTDATGAFTIHQDEAVTPGDSLGQGEPCVAGTPGCEGGSDALFQQRAAVGYLSVNGGVLSFSQGSGSPVHVQVFDMVGNRLLNETLYGSGTVDMKASVKAKGVYFARVRVGNAQQNFRFTADGSFNATFGTKTSAKALLKVGDSDDLRVVADGFDTLNVKLNNLDTTLALTLKKTAPPEPQYAYGWGLKNDPVPTRGCGKDTRLDYKYRGDKPYIDFKWSKGTRTVRIDIPKSYNKNKPYKLIFGMQCMGGWAGGVQDEGYYGLKPFDKDESVIFVAPEGNGNQAPWAQDDYLLFDELLAYLEGNFCIDSSRVFSTGFSYGSMFSNGLSWNHQDVLRAVAVYETAERNIWLPQRQNKGIGWMGVLGLDDNLCTPEMGRAARDIILTLNSENGKAKNEQAQEAQRNAAHKCYDYTTVEERFPVRWCTQSGGHIWDHKDPGQNKSWVPETTWDFFSKF, from the coding sequence ATGAGGATGTTTTCCATCGCGAGTGTGTCGCTGGGGCTTGCTATGGCCTCAGCGGCATACGCTTTTACTGTCACCGGAACCGTCAAGGACGAAAGCGGGAAGGCTGTTCAGAACGCTTCCGTTTCGCTTTTGGGCAAGGCTCTTGATACAAAGACCGATGCTACCGGTGCCTTCACAATTCATCAGGACGAGGCTGTCACTCCGGGTGATTCTCTCGGCCAGGGCGAACCGTGCGTTGCTGGCACTCCGGGGTGCGAAGGCGGCTCTGACGCTCTGTTCCAGCAGCGCGCGGCTGTCGGCTACCTCTCCGTGAACGGCGGGGTACTCTCGTTCTCGCAGGGCTCGGGCTCTCCGGTGCACGTGCAGGTTTTCGACATGGTCGGTAACCGCCTGCTAAACGAAACGCTCTATGGTTCCGGCACGGTCGACATGAAGGCCTCCGTGAAGGCGAAGGGCGTGTATTTCGCACGTGTCCGCGTGGGCAATGCCCAGCAGAACTTCCGCTTCACGGCCGACGGTAGCTTCAATGCGACATTCGGCACGAAGACATCGGCGAAGGCCTTGCTCAAGGTGGGCGATAGCGACGACCTTCGCGTTGTTGCCGATGGCTTCGACACGCTGAACGTGAAACTCAATAATCTTGATACGACCCTTGCGCTTACGCTCAAGAAGACCGCTCCTCCGGAGCCGCAGTATGCCTACGGTTGGGGCCTCAAGAACGATCCTGTCCCGACGCGTGGTTGCGGCAAGGATACTAGGCTCGACTACAAGTATCGTGGCGACAAGCCGTATATCGATTTCAAGTGGAGCAAGGGAACGCGCACCGTGCGTATCGATATCCCGAAGAGCTACAACAAGAATAAACCGTACAAGCTTATCTTTGGCATGCAGTGCATGGGCGGCTGGGCCGGCGGCGTGCAGGACGAAGGCTACTATGGCCTGAAACCGTTCGATAAGGATGAATCGGTTATTTTTGTGGCGCCCGAAGGCAACGGAAACCAGGCGCCCTGGGCTCAGGATGATTACCTGTTGTTCGATGAGCTCCTCGCTTATCTCGAAGGCAATTTCTGCATTGACTCTAGCCGCGTGTTCTCTACGGGCTTCAGCTACGGCTCCATGTTCTCTAACGGTCTTTCTTGGAACCATCAGGACGTGCTCCGCGCTGTCGCCGTGTACGAAACTGCCGAACGCAACATCTGGCTCCCGCAGCGCCAGAACAAGGGCATTGGCTGGATGGGCGTGCTTGGCCTCGACGATAACCTCTGCACTCCGGAGATGGGACGCGCCGCCCGCGATATCATCTTGACGCTCAACTCCGAAAATGGAAAGGCGAAGAACGAGCAGGCTCAGGAAGCCCAGCGCAACGCGGCCCACAAGTGCTACGACTACACGACTGTCGAGGAACGCTTCCCTGTCCGCTGGTGCACGCAGTCCGGTGGCCACATCTGGGACCACAAGGATCCGGGCCAGAACAAGTCTTGGGTGCCCGAGACTACCTGGGATTTCTTCAGCAAGTTCTAA
- a CDS encoding ATP-binding cassette domain-containing protein — translation MEFKRFEALIEMFPQVQIFSTEGEDLDRVITHFLNQQKNVSTMSEAMQRKIQHALAPFFQQRFISLHDEEAPLVRHLLLKKKFFLQTDRYIDDMAWPETDPAKIDEALAIAELSPEILERKLLSLSNGELRRVLLARMWMEKPEWIYFNDLFGGLDPEYRSHLAMSVVELSKRPGVKLTVRLAREDELLPEIPAFVYANKTFTQYAGELPSAAAKPKFTKAELKDYEIVELHGAKGDPRLRGDDEPVGRGDDDKVLFDLKNVNVQFGDTTVLKNLNWTVRKGEHWAVMGENGAGKSTLLGMLTADHPQIYKNDITLLGERPGRGLNIWDHKAKLGFFSPELALQYREDLNLQEVLCTGFTPNLCKMDNTTWEERAKAKEWLEYLGFSDIHERYRNLSPIDKRVVLMARAAIRPPEVLLLDEPTQGLQGEYREKIFNLLQLLSHETTIILVSHYEEEWPPCMTHLLRMPKFSTR, via the coding sequence ATGGAATTCAAGCGCTTTGAAGCTTTGATCGAGATGTTCCCGCAGGTGCAGATTTTCAGCACCGAAGGCGAGGACCTGGATAGGGTCATTACTCATTTTTTGAACCAGCAGAAAAATGTCTCCACGATGTCGGAGGCGATGCAGCGCAAGATTCAGCATGCGCTCGCTCCGTTCTTTCAGCAACGGTTTATTAGCCTGCACGACGAAGAAGCCCCGCTGGTACGCCATCTGCTTTTGAAGAAGAAGTTCTTCTTGCAGACGGACCGCTACATCGATGACATGGCTTGGCCGGAGACGGACCCTGCAAAGATAGACGAGGCGCTTGCGATAGCGGAACTTTCGCCGGAAATTCTGGAACGCAAGTTGCTGAGCCTTTCGAATGGTGAACTGCGCCGTGTGCTGCTGGCGCGCATGTGGATGGAAAAGCCCGAGTGGATTTATTTCAATGACTTGTTCGGCGGGCTGGATCCCGAATACCGTAGTCACCTGGCCATGAGCGTGGTGGAACTCTCGAAGCGCCCCGGCGTGAAACTTACCGTGCGCCTTGCCCGCGAAGACGAACTGCTGCCGGAAATACCTGCATTCGTGTATGCGAACAAGACGTTTACGCAGTATGCGGGCGAATTGCCGAGCGCTGCCGCGAAGCCCAAGTTTACGAAGGCGGAACTGAAGGATTACGAAATCGTGGAACTGCACGGTGCGAAGGGAGATCCCCGCCTCCGCGGGGATGACGAGCCTGTTGGCCGCGGGGATGACGATAAAGTTCTCTTCGACCTGAAAAACGTCAACGTGCAGTTCGGCGATACGACGGTACTCAAGAACCTCAACTGGACGGTACGCAAGGGCGAACACTGGGCGGTGATGGGCGAGAACGGTGCCGGCAAGAGTACGCTTCTCGGGATGCTTACTGCGGACCATCCGCAAATCTACAAGAACGATATTACTTTGTTAGGAGAACGCCCCGGGCGCGGGCTCAACATCTGGGACCACAAGGCGAAACTCGGGTTCTTCTCTCCGGAGCTCGCCCTCCAGTACCGCGAGGACCTGAACTTGCAAGAGGTATTGTGCACGGGCTTTACCCCGAACCTCTGCAAGATGGACAACACTACCTGGGAAGAACGCGCGAAGGCGAAGGAGTGGCTGGAGTACTTGGGCTTTAGCGATATTCATGAGCGCTACCGCAATCTCTCGCCGATAGACAAGCGTGTGGTGCTCATGGCACGAGCCGCGATCCGCCCGCCCGAGGTGCTTCTGCTCGATGAGCCTACGCAGGGCCTACAGGGCGAGTACCGCGAAAAGATTTTCAACCTGCTGCAGTTGCTCTCGCACGAGACGACGATAATACTCGTGAGCCACTACGAAGAGGAATGGCCCCCCTGCATGACGCATCTTTTGCGTATGCCTAAATTTTCGACACGGTAA
- a CDS encoding Mrp/NBP35 family ATP-binding protein, producing MVLNEQTIMNALRAVQDPDLHKNIVELGFVQNLKIEGDKVNFDLRLTTPACPIRDKFKDQCIAIVKSLGASEVEVTFTAQGRVDGGNAATQAPKTSYIGEVSHVVAVASGKGGVGKSTVTANLAMALSLSGARVGILDADIYGPSMGLMFGIDRAPEVFDDNTIAPVEAKGGISIVSMCMFADSDKATIWRGPMVSQMIQHFIHHVRWGKLDYLLVDFPPGTGDIQLTLTQNCPMAGAVVVTTPQEVALADCRKGLAMFDSVGVPVVGVVENMSYFICDQCGKHHNIFREGGGERIAKSWGVPLIAKVPLEPAVAGCGDEGTPAVLRYPNSESAKAFMQAADATVRTLAMFEAEGDGVLKNFNFEFEQLPVEDA from the coding sequence ATGGTGCTGAACGAACAAACTATCATGAATGCCTTGCGAGCGGTGCAGGACCCCGACCTCCACAAGAACATCGTGGAACTCGGCTTTGTCCAAAACCTGAAAATAGAAGGCGACAAGGTGAACTTCGACCTCCGGCTCACGACGCCGGCATGCCCGATCCGCGACAAGTTCAAGGACCAGTGTATAGCCATCGTGAAGAGCCTCGGGGCGAGTGAGGTCGAGGTGACGTTTACCGCTCAGGGCCGAGTAGATGGCGGCAACGCCGCTACGCAGGCACCGAAGACTTCGTATATCGGCGAGGTCTCGCATGTGGTTGCCGTGGCAAGCGGCAAGGGCGGTGTGGGTAAGTCCACGGTGACGGCGAACCTCGCCATGGCCCTGAGTCTTTCCGGTGCCCGCGTCGGCATCCTCGATGCCGACATCTACGGCCCCTCCATGGGTCTCATGTTCGGTATCGATCGCGCTCCCGAGGTTTTCGACGACAATACGATTGCGCCTGTCGAGGCGAAGGGCGGTATCAGCATCGTCAGCATGTGCATGTTCGCCGATAGCGACAAGGCGACCATCTGGCGTGGCCCGATGGTTTCGCAGATGATCCAGCACTTTATCCATCACGTGCGGTGGGGCAAGCTCGACTACCTGCTGGTGGATTTCCCTCCCGGAACGGGCGACATCCAGCTTACGCTCACGCAGAACTGCCCGATGGCAGGTGCCGTGGTGGTGACGACTCCGCAGGAGGTGGCTCTCGCCGACTGCCGCAAGGGGCTTGCGATGTTCGATTCTGTGGGCGTTCCTGTGGTGGGCGTTGTCGAGAACATGAGTTACTTCATTTGCGACCAGTGCGGCAAGCACCACAATATCTTCCGTGAAGGCGGCGGCGAGCGCATTGCCAAGAGCTGGGGCGTGCCGCTCATCGCGAAGGTGCCGCTCGAACCCGCGGTGGCGGGTTGCGGTGACGAAGGTACGCCGGCGGTGCTCCGTTACCCGAACTCCGAGTCGGCGAAGGCCTTTATGCAGGCTGCCGATGCCACGGTGCGCACTTTAGCGATGTTTGAGGCTGAAGGCGACGGCGTGCTCAAGAACTTCAACTTCGAGTTCGAACAACTTCCGGTGGAGGACGCATGA
- a CDS encoding DUF971 domain-containing protein, with translation MIQPKKIFRTKDGRLGFEWSDGSRGACTIRALRLACPCALCVDEHTGEKLLDDSTIPCDIQLQKVQSIGRYAAGLTFSDGHNSGIYPYDKLKELTEKA, from the coding sequence ATGATTCAGCCGAAGAAAATATTTAGAACAAAGGACGGACGCCTCGGGTTCGAGTGGAGCGATGGTTCCCGCGGTGCATGCACGATTCGTGCACTCCGGTTGGCTTGCCCCTGTGCTTTGTGTGTCGACGAACATACCGGCGAGAAGTTGCTCGACGATTCTACAATTCCGTGTGATATTCAACTACAGAAGGTGCAATCTATCGGGCGCTATGCTGCAGGGCTTACCTTCAGTGATGGTCACAATTCGGGAATTTACCCTTACGACAAATTGAAAGAATTGACGGAAAAGGCGTAA
- a CDS encoding RNA polymerase sigma factor RpoD/SigA: MSDFNEALYFRDLNRYPTLSPQEEMALLTIIRSDESEEIRKSALQRLIRGNLRFVVSVARKYQGRGLALLDLINEGNLGLFKAAKRFDMDKDVKFISYAVWWIRQSIQKALFEQVGAVRIPPNKLALVNRFKRALMLNGGDYDKTISMEEFAPFERDIVEVMEKIVDISLDAPIGDDVGGGSSDSVSTLMDVLGSDGNQDDDMEKDERKKLIQETLASLPRREEEILRMFYGLDTVEDTTLKDIGEDLRLSRERVRQIKNKTLRRLQKSKEHKEKLADFLEL, from the coding sequence ATGAGTGATTTTAACGAAGCGCTTTATTTTCGCGACCTGAATCGTTATCCGACGCTCTCTCCGCAAGAGGAGATGGCCTTGTTGACGATTATCCGGTCCGACGAGAGCGAGGAAATTCGCAAGTCTGCCCTTCAGCGGCTCATTCGCGGCAATCTTCGCTTTGTGGTCAGCGTTGCTCGTAAATACCAGGGGAGGGGGCTCGCCCTTCTCGACCTCATCAACGAAGGAAACCTTGGCTTGTTCAAGGCTGCCAAGCGCTTTGACATGGACAAGGACGTCAAGTTCATTAGCTACGCCGTGTGGTGGATCCGTCAGTCTATTCAGAAGGCGCTGTTTGAACAGGTCGGTGCGGTTCGCATTCCGCCCAACAAGCTTGCCCTGGTCAACCGCTTCAAGAGAGCACTCATGCTCAACGGCGGTGACTACGACAAGACCATTTCGATGGAAGAATTTGCTCCGTTCGAACGCGATATCGTCGAAGTCATGGAAAAGATTGTCGATATTTCGCTCGATGCGCCTATCGGCGACGATGTCGGTGGCGGCAGTTCGGATTCCGTGAGTACGCTTATGGACGTTCTCGGGTCCGATGGCAACCAGGACGACGACATGGAGAAGGACGAACGCAAGAAGCTCATCCAGGAGACACTTGCTTCGCTTCCGCGTCGCGAAGAAGAAATCTTGCGCATGTTCTACGGACTCGATACCGTGGAAGATACGACTCTTAAGGATATCGGTGAAGACCTGCGCCTCTCCCGCGAGCGCGTCCGCCAGATCAAGAACAAGACCTTGCGCCGTTTGCAGAAGAGCAAGGAACACAAAGAAAAACTCGCGGACTTCCTGGAGCTTTAA
- a CDS encoding lipopolysaccharide assembly protein LapB yields MSHSSASARKAAYWFLAVCCGALLALGGYKAYEEFGPSKVSVEAVPFGLPSAGSVARGDTPDLNAGVSSLPVQTQAELRRAVELSHGGNYQAAIEIFESIVMIYPDILKVQWEELNTLFEKDSLSEREDYRMKQFAEMLKARYPGGVAVYIESRLAARASNTTLAIQLAQVAAEKAPALYDARLWFAKLLLRDGRLAQAAAESRTAISLSAGADPRAYEIMAKLYHDQGQLDSCSAVVEYALTQFPVNMELHLLQGYLAEYRGHFDAADRIYQRILALDPNFKKASEAEATLGEKSPPGTGAAVNLTPRDRAQMAVDILAPLVERYPENLPLREALGLSYLKGREFDRARAQFQEILNRDPEYPDIRLRLQESNVTKPAPVSAADGLAANLNRALDSIKGTNAPSKEHDFTTMLGHYLVRYGATPGEFFKKYAIGNFRPIKTNVWQETFYEGTYKHTYTVVFDSLNHFREVHVVVSDSSVKSNHMGMAPEIFTRLLKQNSRISGIGSSTGETDCGDSTVLDASVWETQDNFEILARVVGKPSEIRMVRFDKTALPPGLKLCDYIPYLKEF; encoded by the coding sequence ATGTCCCATTCGTCGGCTTCGGCCCGTAAGGCCGCATATTGGTTTCTGGCGGTGTGCTGCGGAGCCCTACTTGCTTTGGGTGGTTACAAGGCATACGAGGAATTCGGACCGTCCAAGGTCTCGGTCGAGGCCGTGCCGTTCGGGCTGCCTTCCGCGGGCTCTGTCGCCCGTGGCGATACTCCCGATTTGAATGCGGGCGTATCTTCGCTGCCGGTGCAGACGCAGGCCGAACTCCGCCGTGCGGTAGAACTTTCTCATGGTGGTAATTACCAGGCGGCTATCGAGATTTTTGAATCCATCGTGATGATCTACCCGGACATTCTCAAGGTCCAGTGGGAAGAACTTAATACTTTGTTCGAAAAAGACTCCCTTTCGGAACGCGAGGACTACCGCATGAAGCAGTTTGCCGAAATGCTCAAGGCGCGCTATCCGGGTGGAGTTGCCGTGTATATCGAGAGCCGCCTCGCTGCCCGCGCTTCAAACACTACGCTTGCAATCCAGTTGGCTCAGGTTGCTGCCGAAAAGGCGCCTGCACTTTACGATGCGCGCCTTTGGTTTGCCAAGCTCCTGCTGCGCGATGGCAGGCTTGCCCAGGCCGCCGCGGAAAGCCGCACGGCGATAAGCCTTTCTGCCGGCGCCGACCCGCGCGCCTACGAGATCATGGCGAAACTTTATCATGACCAGGGCCAGCTGGACAGTTGCTCTGCCGTGGTGGAATACGCGCTCACGCAGTTCCCGGTGAACATGGAACTGCACCTGCTGCAGGGTTACCTCGCCGAATACCGCGGGCATTTTGACGCGGCGGACAGGATTTACCAGAGGATCCTTGCACTCGACCCGAATTTCAAGAAGGCGTCCGAAGCCGAGGCGACTCTCGGCGAAAAGTCCCCTCCGGGAACGGGAGCCGCGGTGAACCTTACTCCGCGAGACCGCGCGCAGATGGCGGTGGATATCCTTGCCCCGCTCGTGGAACGCTATCCCGAGAACTTGCCGCTTCGCGAGGCCCTCGGGCTTTCGTACCTGAAGGGTCGCGAGTTCGACCGCGCCCGCGCGCAGTTCCAGGAAATCCTGAACCGCGACCCGGAATATCCGGATATCCGCCTGCGCTTGCAGGAGTCGAACGTCACGAAGCCTGCTCCGGTCTCGGCTGCTGACGGGCTTGCGGCGAACCTGAACCGCGCGCTCGATAGCATCAAGGGGACGAATGCTCCCTCGAAGGAACATGACTTCACGACGATGCTCGGACATTACCTTGTCCGCTATGGCGCGACTCCGGGAGAATTCTTCAAGAAGTACGCCATCGGGAACTTCAGGCCAATCAAGACGAACGTGTGGCAGGAAACTTTCTATGAGGGCACGTACAAGCATACCTATACGGTGGTTTTCGATTCGCTCAACCATTTCCGCGAAGTGCACGTGGTCGTTTCCGATTCGTCGGTCAAGTCGAACCACATGGGAATGGCTCCCGAAATCTTTACGCGTCTCTTGAAGCAGAATTCCCGCATCTCGGGTATCGGCAGCAGCACCGGCGAGACGGACTGCGGCGACAGCACCGTGCTCGACGCATCGGTGTGGGAAACGCAGGACAACTTCGAAATCCTTGCACGCGTTGTAGGCAAGCCTTCTGAAATCCGCATGGTGCGCTTTGACAAGACGGCGCTCCCGCCCGGCCTCAAGCTCTGCGACTACATCCCGTACCTGAAGGAATTCTAG
- a CDS encoding tetratricopeptide repeat protein yields MRLSRYMAYALLAFAAFLFEGCTCCAYLNHMFNAERIYDEATEMRTARLDSVPDAESSTPSTEERMKYDKVIEKGSRVLERFPKNKKRTAEAVFLIGESFRHKGEWGKAIIKYDEFERYFADHDSMRTVEYQRAYCLYKNLEYNISRFALEPVIADKNHPYYFQGLNLLSLLDEQSEHPDQAIEALEAVLADTAGTPFMKGKAHFRLAGLYYKKENWDKAREHYTAKEIELLNVRERQTSGEQAAECLINKKEYLKGADEYKALYKNPEYEKKQAEYLVRIGEATLMGNRYPDAFVIFQKVNTEYPKSQFASRSYFNLGDYEQNKTLDYEKAIVYYDSSYISRSISEWAQKSRERRDALRRLISMRKQNDSVQKDSIPNMDRFFGTEFQIAELFLFKLSEVDSAIARLTGIIENADDSAKVLRASYARAFIYDEFKGDPDTAEELYKEVIEKYPNTEYAKQAQVNLGMKVTAKTPDDEARDMYMRAESLWTTASEMPLDQMELVDSAYANAFYVFDSLYQQYPETESGIQALYMKAVYYQMNPERLDSATAAYKVLRDKHGRTPWGQYAATVLNNRSITSDADIERLRKRVKQSLEHIDKLSAQYYEALNKKPEEKQTEVKSKEDEVLENTYNSMYDFE; encoded by the coding sequence ATGCGTTTATCCCGCTACATGGCGTATGCCCTGCTTGCTTTTGCGGCCTTCCTGTTCGAAGGCTGCACGTGCTGTGCATACCTGAACCACATGTTCAATGCGGAACGCATTTACGACGAGGCTACCGAGATGCGTACCGCGCGTCTCGACAGTGTGCCCGATGCGGAATCTTCTACGCCCTCTACCGAAGAGCGGATGAAATACGACAAGGTCATCGAGAAGGGCTCCCGCGTGCTGGAACGCTTCCCCAAGAACAAGAAGCGTACTGCCGAGGCCGTGTTCCTTATCGGCGAATCGTTCCGCCACAAGGGCGAGTGGGGCAAGGCGATTATCAAGTACGACGAGTTCGAACGCTACTTTGCCGACCACGATTCCATGCGGACTGTTGAGTACCAGCGTGCCTACTGCCTCTACAAGAACCTTGAATATAACATTAGCCGTTTCGCACTCGAGCCGGTCATTGCCGATAAGAATCATCCGTACTACTTCCAGGGACTGAACCTGCTTTCGCTTCTGGACGAACAGTCCGAACATCCGGATCAGGCCATCGAGGCGCTCGAGGCCGTACTTGCCGATACTGCGGGCACTCCGTTCATGAAGGGTAAGGCGCATTTCCGCCTGGCCGGCCTTTACTACAAGAAGGAAAACTGGGACAAGGCTCGCGAGCATTACACTGCGAAAGAGATTGAACTGCTGAATGTGCGTGAGAGGCAGACTTCCGGCGAACAGGCCGCGGAATGCCTTATCAACAAGAAGGAATACTTGAAGGGCGCCGACGAGTACAAGGCTCTCTACAAGAATCCTGAATACGAGAAGAAGCAGGCGGAATATCTGGTGCGCATTGGCGAGGCGACCCTGATGGGAAACCGCTATCCGGACGCGTTCGTGATTTTCCAGAAGGTGAATACGGAATATCCCAAGTCGCAGTTTGCATCGCGCAGTTACTTCAATCTTGGTGACTACGAACAGAACAAGACGCTTGACTACGAGAAGGCGATTGTCTATTACGACAGCAGCTATATCTCGAGATCCATAAGCGAGTGGGCGCAGAAGAGCCGCGAGCGCAGGGATGCTCTGCGCAGGCTGATTTCGATGCGCAAGCAGAACGACAGCGTACAGAAGGATTCGATTCCGAATATGGACCGGTTCTTTGGAACCGAATTCCAGATTGCCGAACTATTCCTGTTCAAGCTTTCCGAAGTGGATAGCGCCATCGCGCGCCTTACCGGCATTATCGAGAATGCTGACGATTCGGCGAAGGTGCTGCGGGCATCGTATGCGCGGGCGTTTATATACGACGAATTCAAGGGCGATCCCGATACGGCCGAGGAACTCTACAAGGAAGTTATAGAGAAGTACCCGAATACCGAGTATGCCAAGCAGGCGCAGGTGAACCTCGGGATGAAGGTTACGGCGAAGACGCCGGACGACGAGGCACGGGACATGTATATGCGTGCCGAGAGCCTGTGGACCACGGCTTCGGAGATGCCTCTCGACCAGATGGAACTTGTGGACAGCGCATATGCGAACGCGTTCTATGTTTTCGATAGCCTGTACCAGCAGTATCCCGAGACGGAATCCGGCATACAGGCGCTCTACATGAAGGCTGTTTACTACCAGATGAATCCGGAAAGGCTTGATAGCGCGACGGCGGCCTACAAGGTGCTCCGCGACAAGCATGGTAGGACCCCGTGGGGCCAGTATGCTGCCACCGTGCTGAACAACAGAAGCATTACCTCGGATGCCGATATCGAGCGCCTGCGCAAGCGCGTGAAGCAGAGCCTGGAACACATCGACAAGCTTTCGGCGCAGTATTACGAGGCGTTGAACAAGAAGCCCGAAGAAAAGCAGACCGAAGTCAAGAGCAAGGAAGACGAAGTCCTCGAGAATACGTACAACAGCATGTACGATTTCGAGTAG
- a CDS encoding septal ring lytic transglycosylase RlpA family protein, whose amino-acid sequence MAFSYRHFQGCIRIAGVVALSILLSGCAAGNAKIASRKGYVRFPEKQYASGEKAEIGLKITGEASYYGPGFDGKKTASGEIFDQDDFTCAHKSLPFGTKLKVVRVDNGMSVVVRVNDRGPYVDGRILDLSVAAGKEIGLDKAGHAKVVATVIE is encoded by the coding sequence GTGGCTTTCTCTTATAGACATTTTCAGGGGTGCATCCGCATCGCGGGTGTCGTCGCCCTGTCTATCCTGCTTTCGGGTTGTGCCGCCGGTAACGCGAAGATTGCTTCGCGCAAGGGTTACGTGCGGTTTCCGGAAAAACAGTATGCCTCGGGCGAGAAGGCGGAAATCGGGCTGAAGATTACCGGCGAGGCGAGTTATTATGGCCCCGGTTTCGACGGGAAGAAGACTGCGAGCGGGGAAATCTTTGACCAGGACGACTTTACCTGTGCACACAAGAGCCTGCCCTTTGGTACCAAGCTCAAGGTGGTGCGTGTCGATAACGGCATGAGTGTCGTCGTGCGCGTGAACGATCGCGGGCCCTATGTGGATGGCCGTATTCTGGACCTGAGCGTCGCTGCAGGTAAGGAGATCGGTCTCGACAAGGCTGGCCATGCCAAGGTTGTCGCAACCGTCATCGAATAA
- the prmC gene encoding peptide chain release factor N(5)-glutamine methyltransferase: MPTKPQMTVLEILNRTKVFFEKKGVPDARLDAEYIICFGLGIKKRMDLYLNFDKPLSEAELDKLRPLVARRASREPLQHIVGDTSFRGHTIKCDTRALVPRPETEELIDMAKERLKDNASPFIVEVGTGTGAIAIACAKEIEGARVLATDISSDALALAKENAEANGLAETLKFAQGDLLDAVTGDAVTTAAGATAAKIDCLIANLPYIPDSEKGKLQPEVDKFDPALALYGGPDGLSLVRKMLQQTEGKLNAGAPILLEIGSEQAEVLQAEAGNYPWLEFEGAHKDFCGNVRFVSYRAK; encoded by the coding sequence ATGCCCACAAAGCCGCAGATGACCGTCCTCGAAATCCTGAACAGGACAAAAGTATTCTTCGAGAAGAAAGGCGTGCCCGACGCGCGACTCGACGCGGAATACATCATCTGCTTCGGGCTCGGCATCAAGAAGCGCATGGACCTCTACCTGAATTTCGACAAGCCGCTTTCCGAAGCGGAACTTGACAAGCTCCGCCCGCTGGTAGCGCGCCGCGCAAGTCGCGAGCCGCTGCAACATATCGTGGGCGACACGAGTTTCCGCGGGCACACCATCAAGTGCGACACGCGTGCGCTGGTCCCGCGCCCGGAAACGGAAGAACTGATCGACATGGCGAAGGAACGCCTGAAAGATAACGCCAGCCCGTTTATCGTTGAAGTCGGTACCGGGACAGGCGCCATCGCGATTGCCTGCGCGAAGGAAATCGAAGGAGCCCGCGTTCTCGCTACCGACATTTCAAGCGACGCGCTCGCGCTCGCGAAGGAAAACGCGGAAGCCAACGGCCTCGCCGAAACGTTGAAGTTCGCACAGGGCGACCTGCTCGACGCCGTAACGGGCGATGCCGTGACAACGGCCGCGGGCGCTACGGCGGCGAAAATCGACTGCCTTATCGCAAACCTCCCCTACATTCCCGATAGCGAAAAAGGCAAGCTCCAGCCCGAGGTGGACAAGTTCGACCCGGCACTCGCCCTCTACGGCGGACCCGACGGCCTTTCGCTTGTCCGCAAGATGCTCCAGCAGACCGAAGGCAAGCTTAATGCAGGCGCCCCGATCCTCCTTGAAATCGGGTCGGAACAGGCAGAAGTATTGCAGGCCGAAGCCGGCAACTACCCCTGGCTCGAATTTGAGGGAGCGCACAAGGACTTCTGCGGGAACGTACGCTTCGTAAGCTACAGGGCGAAATAA